One Candidatus Palauibacter australiensis DNA window includes the following coding sequences:
- the mrdA gene encoding penicillin-binding protein 2, which translates to MKGDNEHRSIRRQRGRWAAGAIFFCLSIVAAGFINLQIFSTELYTFLSSENRLRTITVPAPRGTIYDRYGRAIADNVPGYDVSMLPGPRDSISAGLDRLAERLDLSPERRAALLSRNRERPGEALVVRENANFEQVAFIEERRPRFRRVVVDQRPRRRYPAGPAVAHMIGYVGEISPEELARSEYADYESGQSIGKTGLEQQYEHRLAGRHGIRYTEVNALGTIVRDLGVAQAQAPVPGDDLHLGIDLDLQVYADSVFPEGMRGGVVALDPVTGEVLLLYSHPTFDPNAFIGGIPLDRWNSLREHPDQPLLDRVSNASYPPGSTWKLVMSSIGMKTADLTIDTYHTHACTGRLAYHTRYFHCWLSRGHGRLNLSEAIKHSCNVWFYQAGQRIGLDPLLAGVGEFGFGRTTGIDLPSERPGLFPDSRQWYDERFGPGGWTEAVVWNLSIGQGENAQTLLAMAQFYAALATGRAPVKPHLVRDETLAQQRADWAFDLPEVQRRQLVDALARVVNEPGGTAYGSRLARWTLAGKTGTAQNPHGEPHSWFVGFAPAYDPRIVIAAIVEHGHPDGAPSLAVPLASGIVDRHLETLGMPPEETPGVRPLEALPVPAGG; encoded by the coding sequence GTGAAGGGCGACAACGAACACCGCTCGATCCGGAGACAGCGAGGCCGCTGGGCGGCGGGTGCGATCTTCTTCTGCCTCTCGATCGTCGCCGCCGGGTTCATCAATCTCCAGATCTTCAGCACCGAGCTGTACACGTTCCTTTCGAGCGAGAACCGGCTGAGGACCATCACCGTGCCGGCCCCGCGCGGGACCATCTACGACCGGTATGGACGGGCCATCGCGGACAACGTGCCGGGGTACGACGTGTCGATGCTTCCCGGGCCCCGCGACTCCATCTCGGCTGGCCTCGACCGCCTCGCGGAGCGGCTGGACCTGTCGCCCGAGCGCCGAGCCGCACTGCTGTCGCGCAACCGCGAACGTCCCGGCGAGGCTCTGGTCGTGCGCGAGAACGCGAACTTCGAGCAGGTCGCGTTCATCGAGGAGCGTCGGCCCCGGTTTCGGCGCGTCGTCGTGGATCAGAGGCCGCGCCGGCGCTACCCGGCGGGACCCGCCGTCGCGCACATGATCGGATACGTGGGGGAGATCAGCCCGGAGGAACTCGCTCGATCCGAGTATGCGGACTACGAATCCGGACAGTCGATCGGGAAGACGGGGCTGGAGCAGCAGTACGAGCACAGGCTCGCCGGGCGGCACGGGATCCGCTACACGGAAGTGAACGCCCTGGGCACGATCGTGCGGGATCTCGGGGTGGCGCAGGCGCAGGCTCCGGTGCCCGGAGACGACCTGCATCTCGGCATTGATCTCGACCTGCAGGTGTATGCGGACTCGGTGTTTCCGGAAGGGATGCGGGGCGGCGTCGTGGCGCTGGACCCGGTGACCGGAGAGGTGCTCCTGCTCTACAGCCACCCCACATTCGACCCCAACGCATTCATCGGCGGCATCCCCCTGGATCGGTGGAATTCCCTTCGCGAACATCCGGACCAGCCGCTGCTGGACCGGGTTTCCAACGCTTCCTACCCGCCGGGATCGACGTGGAAGCTCGTCATGTCCTCCATCGGGATGAAGACGGCCGACCTCACGATCGATACCTACCACACGCACGCATGCACCGGCAGGCTCGCGTACCACACGCGCTACTTCCACTGCTGGCTGTCGCGGGGACACGGGCGCCTGAACCTCTCCGAGGCGATCAAGCATTCGTGCAACGTCTGGTTCTACCAGGCGGGGCAGCGGATCGGTCTCGACCCGCTCCTCGCGGGGGTCGGCGAGTTCGGCTTCGGTCGCACGACGGGGATCGACCTCCCGTCCGAGAGACCGGGCCTCTTCCCCGACTCCCGACAGTGGTACGACGAGCGGTTTGGGCCCGGAGGATGGACCGAAGCCGTCGTGTGGAACCTCTCGATCGGGCAGGGGGAAAACGCGCAGACGTTGCTGGCGATGGCCCAGTTCTACGCGGCGCTGGCGACGGGCAGGGCGCCCGTCAAACCTCACCTCGTGCGGGATGAGACGCTGGCACAGCAGCGCGCGGACTGGGCGTTCGATCTCCCCGAAGTGCAGCGGCGCCAACTCGTCGACGCACTGGCGCGTGTCGTGAATGAGCCCGGGGGCACCGCGTACGGCAGCCGCCTGGCCCGCTGGACGCTGGCCGGCAAGACCGGCACGGCCCAGAATCCGCACGGCGAGCCCCATTCCTGGTTCGTGGGGTTCGCGCCCGCCTACGACCCCCGCATCGTGATCGCGGCGATCGTGGAGCACGGGCACCCGGACGGGGCCCCGTCGCTGGCGGTGCCTCTCGCGTCCGGGATTGTGGACCGCCACCTCGAAACGCTCGGTATGCCGCCGGAGGAAACGCCCGGCGTCCGTCCGCTGGAAGCGCTTCCGGTGCCGGCGGGCGGATGA